The nucleotide window CTTGCCGGCGCGGTACCAGGCTTCGCCGAGTTCGCCGCCGCCACGCACATGGGCGATGGCAAAGGCGACGCCGCGGTCAAGCAGGCTCAGTCGTGCGTGGGAGAACCACGGATCGAGGCTTTCGCCATAGGCGCCGTAGCCGTACAGATACAGCGGCACCGGTTGGCCGAGGGCTTCGCGCTTGACCACCAGGCTGATGGGTACCTGGGTGCCGTCCGGTGCCGTAGCCCACAGCCGCTGGCTGACGTAGGCATCGGCGTCGAATGGACCCAGCACCGGGGTTTGCTTGAGGACCACTTGTGCGCCACTGGCAAGGTCCAACTGACGGATCTGCGCCGGACGGTTCAGGGCTTCATAGCGCAGGCGGATGCGCTCGCTGACGAACTCCAGGCTGTTCTGCACATGCAGGCTGTAGGCGGCATCCGGCAGTTGCACGCGAAAGGCCGGCAAGCCTTGTGGATGAACCTCGATGATCGGCAGGCCACCTTCCCGCAGGCTCAACGTCATGGCGCCAGCGTTCAGGCTCAGGCCATCGAGCATCACCGTGTCGCTGTGGGGGATCAGGTTCCGCCAGTCGGCCTCGGTCGGCGCCACGCCCGTATCGGGGGCCTGGTACAGCGCGAAATTGATGCCGTCGCGGTTGGTGCGGATCAGCCAGGTCCATTGACCGTCGAGCAGGCCGTGGTCGACGTCGTATTCGTGATGCTCCACCCGTGGTGCCAGGCAGGTGAAGGGCTGCTGGGGTTGGGCGGCGTCCAGTACCCAGACTTCGCTGGTGGTCTTGCTGCCCAGAGACAGGATCAACTGCCGCTCGGAGCTCGAACGGTAGCAATGCAGGAAGAAGCGCCCGTCCGGTTCATGGAACACTTCTTCGGCGGCGGTGCCATCAAGGCGATAGCGCCAGAGTTTGTGAGGACGGTGGGTTTCGTCCAGTTCGCCGAAAAACAGCGTCAGGCTGTCGTTGGCCCAGGTCATGCTGCCGTCGCAGTTTTCGAAGGACAGTTCGCTGACCTTGTCGTTGGACAGCTCTTTCACGAACAGCGTGTAGATCTCGTCGCCCGTGGTGTCCAGGCTGTAGGCCAGGCGTTGGTGGTCGGGGCTGATGCTGAAGGCGCCGAGAGAAAAGAAACCGCCACCTGCCAGCGCGTTAGGGTCCAGCAACAATTGCTCGTGGTGTTCGTCCACGGTCAGGCTGTCGTCCGCCGGGCGCGGGCAGCGGTAGTGGCGCGGGTATTCGTCACCGGCGGTGGTGCGGGTGTAGTACAGGTAGGGACCCCAGGGCGAGGGCAGGGACAGATCGGTCTCGAGGATCCGCCCCTTGATCTCCTGGAACAGGGTTTCGCGCAGTTCGGCCTGATCGGCGAGCTGATCTTCCTGGAAGCGGTTTTCGGCCTTGAGGTAGTCGAGCACGGCGTCGGTGTCGCGTTCCTGCAGCCAGGCATACGGGTCGACACCGGGGTCCTTGCGGGCTACCGGGGCGTTGGAAACAGGGATGGATAAGGACATGAAAGGCTCTCGAACATATTCATGGCGCACGTCTGGGCAGCCTGACGGGCGAAAAGCCGTTACTATAAGCGCCTCTTTGCCTGCCTTGCCATGGACACCATGACCGAGAACGACTATCTGATCGCCTGGGGCCTCTACGCCTTCGCCGCACTGGGCTGCCTGCTGGTATGGATGCGCATCACCCGCTGGATGTGGCGCTGGTTGCGCGAGCCGCTGCGGTTGCTGATGGCGGTGTTGCTGTTCTGCCCCACCATTGTCGACCCGGTGAAGGACAAGTTCGCTCCGGCCCTGGCGATTGCCGCCCTGGACATTCTGTTCAAGGTTGGCAACAACGTCTGGCGGGCAGCGTCTGACCTGCTCATGTACGGCATGATCGCCTTTGGCGTCTATTTGATCTTCGCATTGATCCGTTTCCCCATCGAGCGTGCTTCCAACGCCCGCAAGGAAAGGGCCGCCGCCGCGAAAGCTGCAGCTGCCGCGGCCGATGCGGAGGATGACGAGCCGCCGTTCGGCGTGGCCGGCGATGACCGTTACGGTCGCCCGCCGGTGCCGAGCAATCCCCAGCGTTCGCGTATCGAGCCGCGTCTGTAACCCGGCCTGTCCCCTTCAAGCGAGAGTCCGAGCATGTGTGAGCTACTGGGCATGAGTGCCAATGTGCCGACCGACATCGTGTTCAGCTTCACCGGGTTGATGCAGCGCGGCGGCAAGACCGGGCCGCACCGGGACGGTTGGGGCATCGCATTCTATGAGGGCCGTGGCCTGCGCCTGTTCCAGGACCCCGCGGCCAGCAGCGAGTCGGAAGTGGCGAACCTGGTGCAGCGCTATCCGATCAAGAGCGAAGTGGTGATCGGGCATATCCGCCAGGCCAATGTCGGCAAGGTCTGCCTGTCCAACACCCACCCGTTCGTGCGCGAGTTGTGGGGACGGAACTGGTGTTTTGCCCATAACGGCCAGCTCGCCGGTTTCCAGCCAGCGGTGAGTTTCTACCGCCCGGTGGGCGATACCGACAGCGAAGCGGCGTTCTGCGACCTGCTCAACCGCGTGCGCCAGGCTTTTCCGGAGCCGGTGGAGGTGGAGTTACTGCTGCCGTCGCTGATCCAGGCCTGCTCCGAATACCGCAGCAAGGGCGTGTTCAATTGCCTGCTCAGCGACGGCGACTGGCTGTTCTGCTATTGCTCGACCAAACTGGCCCAGATCACCCGTCGCGCGCCGTTTGGCCCGGCGCGGCTCAAGGATGTGGATGTGATCGTGGATTTCCAGGCCGAAACCACGCCCAACGACGTGGTCACGGTGATCGCCACCGAACCCTTGACCGAAAACGAAACCTGGACCCGCTACGAACCGGGCCAATGGAGCCTGTGGCGACGCGGCGAATGCGTCAGCCATGGCCGCACCGAATAAGGACGTCACGTTATGTTGCTCAGTTATCTACGGCTGGTGTTGTTTGCAGTGGGCCTGCTGATCGGGGTCCAGGTGCCGGGTTTCATCAGCGATTACGCCAAGCGGGTCGAAGCGCACCTGATCGAGGCCCAGAAGGGCCTGCAAGGGTTTCAGGGCACCGCCAACCAGTTTTTCAAAGGTGACATGCAGGCCTTGGTGGCGCATTACCGTGCCAGCGAGGACCCGATCTTTCGCAGCGATGCCGACAGCCTGAACACCCTGCTGGTGCGCCAGCAGGCGTTGGACAAGCAATACCAGGCGATGCAAGGCCCGTGGTATATCCGTCTGCTGCAAGTGGCGCTGGCCGCCGATCCGGACATCCGCAAGGAAACCTGGAATGGCTACAGTTACCAGATCCTGCTGACCCCCGAAGCGATGATCTGGGGCATCAGCGGCGCCATGCTGCTGTCGTTCGGCCTGGAATGCCTGTTCCGCCTGATCGACTGGGTGGTACTGGGTGGCAAGCGCCTGCGCCAGAGCCGGCCGATTGAAGAGCGGGATTTGCGCGGGCTTTGACCCAACCCAAATAGAGCTTTTCTGTGGCGAGGGGATTCATCCCCGCTGGGCTGCGAAGCAGCCCCATTGGATCTGTCTGACACACCACTGGGGCGATGTTTTTTGGGGCTGCTTCGCAGCCCAGCGGGGATGAATCCCCTCGCCACTAATGGTGAGTAGCCAAGCACCCCGTTTCCCACCCAATCAACTTTTTCTTATGACCCGTCCGCAATTTTATTCGTTGGACGCGCCGCGCCGTGGGCCCAAGAATCGGCGCAACCGGTCTCTACGTTTCCAGCGTCGAGGCTTATAACAATAAAACCGTGGAGAACCACCATGAGTGCCCCTGACACACTCGGCGTCCGCCAACCCCAGGCCCGTTCCGGTCCGTTCGGCTGGTACCGCAACATCAATCAGCAGGAACGCCGCACCTTCTGGAGCTGCAAGATCGGTTATGCCCTGGACGGCATGGATACGCAGATGCTCAGTTTCGTGGTGCCGACCCTGATCGCGATGTGGGGCATCACCACCGGGCAAGCAGGGCTGATCCACACCAGCACCCTGATCGCCTCGGCCATCGGCGGCTGGGTGGCCGGTATTCTCTCGGACCGCATCGGCCGGGTCCGTACCCTGCAACTGACGGTGCTGTGGTTCGCTTTCTTCACCTTCCTGTGTGGCCTGGCCCAGAGTTATGAACAGCTGCTGATCGCCCGTACCCTGATGGGCTTCGGCTTCGGTGGCGAATGGACCGCCGGCGCGGTGCTGATGGGCGAGGTGATCCGCGCCAAGGACCGCGGCAAGGCGGTTGGCATGGTGCAGGCGGGCTGGGCGCTGGGTTGGGGCATGACAGCGATTCTGTATGCGCTGCTGTTTTCGGTGTTGGCGCCGGAAGACGCCTGGCGCGCCCTGTTCATGCTTGGCCTGGTCCCGGCGATATTCGTGATTTTCGTCCGGCGACTGGTCAAGGACCCGGAGATCTATAACCAGACCAAGGCCCGTGAGGAACCGAGCAATCCGGCGAAGTTCTACGAGATTTTCGCCCCCGGCATCCTCTTCACCACGATTCGCGCTTCGTTGCTGACCACCGGTGCGCTGGGTGGCTACTACGCCATCACCTCCTGGTTGCCGACCTTCCTGAAGAATGAACGTGGCTTGAGCGTTCTGAGTACCGGTGGCTACCTGGCGATGGTGATCGCCGGTTCCTACGTGGGTTACGTCATCAGCGCCTATTTGACCGACATCCTGGGCCGCAAGAAGAACTTTGTCCTGTTCGCCGTCGGTTCGTTCGTCATCGTGCTGCTGTACACCCAGATGCCGGTGAGCAATAACGTGATGCTCTGGCTGGGCTTCCCCCTGGGATTCTTTGCGTCGGGGATATTCAGCGGCATGGGCTCGTTCCTTACCGAGCTGTTTCCGACCCGCATCCGCGGCTCGGGCCAGGGTTTCTGCTACAACATCGGTCGGGCACTGGCGGCGCTGTTTCCGCTACTGATCGGCCTGCTGAGCCAGAAGGTGCCCTTGAGTGTCGGCATCGGGGCGTTCGCGGCCGTGTCCTACGGCGTGGTGATCCTGGCGGCGCTCAGCCTGCCGGAAACCCAGGGCAAACAGTTGGATGCCGAGTAACTGATAACCTGTGGGGCACATGCCCCACGGCCAGAAAAGAAACAACCTACAGGAGCGTTCACAGTGAACCGCCTGCTATTGAACTGCGACATCGGCGAAAGCTTCGGCAACTGGACCATGGGTCTGGACGCCGAGGTGATGCCCTTCATCGATTGCGCCAACATCGCCTGCGGTTTTCATGCCGGTGACCCGAGCATCATGCGCAAGACCGTCAGCCTGGCCCTGAGCCATGGCGTACAAATCGGCGCACACCCGGCCTATCAGGACCTGGCGGGTTTCGGCCGCCGCTCCATGGCCTATACCGCCCAGGAACTGCAGGACCTGCTGCATTACCAGATCGGTGCCCTTGACGGCATCTGCCGGGCCCAGGGCGGGCGGGTCAGCTACGTCAAACCCCATGGCGCGATGTACAACGACATGATGGCCAATCCGGCGCAACTGCGTGCCGTGATCCAGGCCGTCGCGGCCTACGACCCGCAGTTGCCGCTGATGCTGATGGCAACCCGGGACAACAGCGCCGCCCAGGCCCTGGGTGACGAGTATGGCCTGACGTTGTGGTTCGAAGCCTTCGCCGACCGTGCCTACGACAGCGCCGGCCACCTGGTTTCGCGCCAGTTGCCGGGCGCGGTGCATCACGATGCCGAGGTCATCATCGGGCAGGCCCTGACCATCGCCCGCGGCGACTCGCTGACCGCCAGCGATGGCAGCGCGTTGCTCCTGCATGCCAATACCTTGTGTGTGCACGGTGACAACGCCAGCTCCGTGGCGGCGGTGCAACGCATCCGTGAAGCGCTGGACGGGCAGCGTGCATCATGAAACCACGGGTGGAAGTGGTGGCGGTGGACTGCCTGATGGTGCGCCTGTTCGATGAGATCGCCGAGACCCACATGCCGTGGATGCTTGCTGCCAGTGGGCGTCTGCGCGAGGTGTTCGCCGAGTACCTGATCGACCTGGTGCCGTCCTACACCACGCTGATGGTGCATTACGACATGCTGGCGCTGAACCCGGCACAGGCTCGGGATCTGGTCAACGAGGCGCTGAACAATCTCTCCCCCGACGCCCGCTCGGTCGGCCAGTGCCATGTGCTGCCGGTGTGGTACGACCTCAGTGTCGGACCCGAACTGAACCTGTTGTCGAGTCGCAGCGGGTTGACGGTGGAGCAGGTGATCCGTCGCCACAGCGAGCACGAATACCAGGTGTTTGCCCTGGGCTTTGCGCCCGGATTTGCCTTCATGGGGTTGGTGGACGAAGTACTGGCCGCGCCGCGCCTCGACACGCCGCGCAAGCGGGTGGCGGCGGGCAGCGTCGGCATCGCCGAGCGCCAGACCGCGGCGTATCCGCTGGTGTCGCCCGGTGGCTGGAACCTGGTCGGTCGTACCCCGGCCAAACTGTTCGATCGTGAGCGTGACGGCTACAGCCTGATGCAACCCGGCGACACGGTGCGCTTTGTCGCCGTGGACCACGCCGAATTCATCGCATTGGGTGGCGACGACACACCGCAGGAGGCCCTGGCATGAGCCGTTTGTTGATCGAGGCCAGCACACCGCTGTGCCTGTTGCAGGACGGCGGCCGTTTCGGCGTCAGGCATCTGGGCGTGACCCAGGGCGGCGCGGCGGACTGGCTGTCGATGGCCTGGGCCAACTGGATGCTGGGCAATGCCCTGGGCGCGACTGTGGTGGAAATCACCCTCGGCGGCTTCACAGTGGTGGCCGAAGAGGATTGTGTACTGGCGCTGGCCGGGGCTGACCTCGGGGCACGGCTGGACGGCCAGGCCGTGGCAGCGTGGCGCTATTTCAGTTTGCGCAAGGGCCAGACCCTGGCGTTGACCCAACCTGTGCTCGGTGCCCGGGCGTACCTCGCGGCCCCCGGTGGCTTCGATGCGCCGGCGGTGCTGGGCAGCCGGTCGACGGTGGTGCGTGAAGAGCTCGGTGGCCTGGATGGGCTGGGGCGCGCGTTGGGCCGTGGCGAGCACTTGAGCTATTCAGGCCCGGTCACGCCTCGGCCGATGCCGGGCAGGCTGATTCCGGATTTCCAGCAGGCCCAGCCGCTGGACCTGATTCTGGGGGCGCAGAATGGCGCGTTCAGCGGACGGAGCCTGTTCGATGCGTTCAACACGCCTTGGACACTGGACAGCCGCGCCGACCGCATGGGCATCCGCTTGCTGGGCGCCGGCCTGGAATACCAGGGCCCTGCGATGATTTCCGAAGGCATTCCCCTGGGAGCCGTGCAGGTACCGCCGGATGGCCAGCCGATCGTGCTGCTCAACGACCGGCAGACCATTGGCGGCTACCCCCGCCTTGGCGCCTTGACGCCACTGGCCCTGGCGCGGCTGGCGCAATGCCTGCCAGGGACGCAGGTGCGGTTGCGGCCGGTGGTGCAGGAGGTTGCGCATCGACAGCAGGTGGAGTGCTTGCGCGGATTCATGGACCGCTGAAAGCATCGCGAGCAGGCTCGCTCCCACAGAGAACGTATTCCAAATGTGGGAGCGAGCCTGCTCGCGATGAGGCCCTGTCAGGCGGTAAAAAATCTTACTTGGAAAGAAACCGCATCCCTTCCTCCAACCCCCGCAGGGTCAGCGGGTACATCCGGTCTTCCACCAGCTCCCGCACGATGTTAGTCGAGGCGGTGTAGCCCCAGGTGTCCTTCGGGTAAGGGTTGATCCAGATGAGTTTCTTGTATTTCTCCATGAAACGCTGCATCCACACGTAGCCCGCTTCCTCATTCCAGTGTTCGACGCTGCCGCCGGCCTGGGTGATTTCATAGGGCGCCATGGCGGCATCGCCGATGAAGATCACTTTGTAATCGGCGCCGTACTTGTGCAGCAGGTCCTGGGTCGAGGTGCGTTCCGAGGTGCGGCGCAGGTTGTTTTTCCACACCGACTCGTACACGAAGTTGTGGAAGTAGAAGTACTCCAGGTGCTTGAACTCGGTCTTGCAGGCCGAGAACAGTTCTTCGCAGATTTTCACGTGGGCGTCCATCGAGCCGCCGATGTCGAACAGCAGCAACAGCTTGACGGTGTTGCGTCGCTCGGGGCGCATCTGGATGTTCAGCAGGCCGGCGTCCCGGGCGGTGTGGTCGATGGTGCCATCGATGTCGAGCTCTTCGGCCGCGCCCTGGCGGGCGAACTTGCGCAGGCGGCGCAGGGCGATCTTGATGTTGCGGGTGCCCAGTTCCACCTGGTCGTCGAGGTTCTTGTACTCGCGCTGGTCCCAGACCTTCACGGCCTTGCCCTGGCGTTTGCCGGCGTCGCCGACGCGGATGCCTTCGGGGTTGAAGCCGCCGGAGCCGAACGGGCTGGTGCCGCCGGTGCCGATCCACTTGTTGCCACCGGCATGGCGCTCCTTCTGTTCTTCCAGGCGCTTCTTGAATTCCTCGATCAGCTTGTCCAGGCCACCCAGAGACTGGATCTGCGCCCGCTCCTCATCGGTCAGCGAGCGCTCGAATTCCTTGCGCAACCAGTCTTCGGGAATCAGTGCCTGGAGATGGTCGTCGAGTTTTTCCAGGCCGTTGAAGTAAGCGGCGAACGCCCGGTCGAACTTGTCGAAATGGCGCTCGTCCTTCACCAGGATCGCCCGGGACAAATAATAGAATTCGTCCATGTCGGCAAAGATCACCCGCTGTTTCAGCGCGTTGATCAGGTCCAGCAGCTCACGCACCGACACGGGCACCTTGGCGGCGCGCATCTCATTGAACAGGTTCAGCAGCATGGCAGTTGCCCTCGCGCTTGTTGACGAAGAGGGCTCAACGCGTGCCGCGACGGCTCATGAACGCCAGACGCTCGAGCAACTGCACGTCCTGTTCGTTCTTGACCAGGGCACCGGCCAGCGGTGGGATGGCCTTGGTCGGATCGCGCTCGCGCAGCACCGCTTCGCCGATGTTGTCGGCCATCAGCAGCTTGAGCCAGTCCACCAGCTCGGAAGTGGAGGGTTTCTTCTTCAAGCCCGGTACTTTGCGCACGTCGAAGAACACGTCCAGCGCTTCGCTGACCAGGTCTTTCTTGATGTCCGGGTAGTGCACATCGACGATTTTCTGCAGGGTGACGCGGTCCGGGAAGGCTATGTAGTGGAAGAAACAGCGGCGCAGGAACGCATCCGGCAGCTCTTTTTCATTGTTGGAGGTAATGATGATGATCGGGCGCTGCTTGGCCTTGATGGTTTCATCGGTCTCGTAGACGTAGAACTCCATCTTGTCGAGTTCCTGCAGCAGGTCGTTGGGAAACTCGATGTCGGCCTTGTCGATCTCGTCGATCAGCAGGATGACCCGTTCCTCGGACTCGAAAGCCTCCCAAAGCTTGCCCTTCTTCAGGTAGTTGCGTACGTCATGGACCTTGTCCACGCCCAGTTGCGAGTCCCGCAGGCGGCTGACCGCGTCGTACTCGTACAGGCCCTGGTGGGCCTTGGTGGTGGACTTGATGTGCCAGGTGATCAGGCGCGCGCCGAAGGACTCCGCCAGTTGTTCGGCCAGCATGGTCTTGCCGGTACCCGGTTCGCCCTTGACCAGTAATGGCCGCTCCAGGGTGATGGCGGCGTTCACGGCCAGCTTCAGGTCATCGGTGGCCACGTAGGCGCTGGTGCCTTCGAACTTCATCTGCAGTTTCCTCGAGCGTGTCGCTGGCCCGGCGAGGCGGGGCGCGCGAAATAAATGGCGTGCCCGACTATAACGCGACGTCCCGCCGACTGTGAACGCAGACGCTGTATTCAGTCTCTGAATGGGGCGTCACATGTTGACTCAGTCTCGGCCGCTTGCCAGTATTGTATATCGCCAATTTGGCGATATGTTTGAGGCATGTCTACTAAATATCGATTCAAGAACAGGTACCGCATTCAACTGCGCGAACGGGACCATCCACCGCCCCATGTCCATCTCACCGGTGGCGGGCTGGACGTGATGCTGAGCTTGGAAACCGTCGAAGTCATGATGGGCCGGGCGCCGCCGTTGATCATCAAGGAAGCACTGGACTGGGTCAGGACTCACCAGGCGCAACTGCTGGAGGATTGGAAACGATGTTATCCATGAAGCGGCCCAGGCTGTTGGCCGTACAAGCCGTGTTGCCACTCAGCCTGGAGCTGGCGTTCATCGACGGGCAAAAGCTGATGCTCGACTTGAGCAGCGATGTGCAACGTTACCCGGGGTTGCGGCCTTTGCTCGAGGAGGGTGCGTTTGCAGGCGCGACCCTGGGCGACGATGGCTGGAGCGTGGAATGGCCCTCGCTGGATATCCAGATCGGCGCCGATACCTTGTACCTTGACGCGCTGGCGCAAAACGCCGAGGACGAAAATACCCGTATCTTCATTGAGTGGCGCGCCCGCACTGGTCTGCCGTTGAACAAAGCAGCTGAAGCGTTGGGTGTCAGCGCTCGCAGCATCAGCCGGTACAGCAGCGGACGCGAGGCTGTTCCGCGCTCTCTGGCCCTGGCGTGCCTGGGCTGGGACTCGCTGCAGCGTGGAGCAGGTGCAGTGGCGGCAGAGCCGCCCGGCCGCTATACCGTCACCCGCAAACCGTAAGGGCTTGTGTGGCTAATTGAGTACTCGAATCAGTTGTACGGGCCACTAGTCCTTCGACGGCGGTGGCTGTTCGTAGCGCGCGTTGAAGGCCTCGACGAAACCGTTGCGCAGGATCTGCAGGAAGGCTTCGAAGGCGCTGATGTCTTGTTGATGGACATTGCCGCTGAGTTCAACCCGCGTAGCGAACTGGTTCTTGCGCTGGTTCTTCAAGGCCGTTTCGCCAGCGCCGACCAGCGCTTCCCAGACCGAGCGGAAAATGTTCTTTTTCTCGTTTTCCACATCCTGCTGCCAATCGAATACATCCACATCTCGCAACAAAGGTTTGATATAGCCGGTGAGTTTGGCGTTGTTCGCCTCTGCTTCGATCACCAGGTCACCATGGCCGGCGTTGAAGTCGAACTTGCCATAGGCTGCGGCGAAGTCGTTCAGACGCTTGAGTTCGATGTTCCTGGCCCGCAGGCGGAAATCGAAATCCTCGAACTTGCTCAGTGGGTCAAAGGTGGCTTGCACCTCCAGCGGTGCGTGTTCGGCCACCAGGGCCTTGCCCTCGAAGCGGGCGTCGCGCTTGCCTTCGGTGTCGACCACGTTGGTCAGGTTATAGAAGCTGGCGTTGACCTCGGTAGCCCGCAAGTTGACCGGCGGCTTGGAATTGAAGTTGCGAAAGGTCACCTTGCCGTCCCTGATTCGCACTTCGTTGAACGTAATGGGCAGCAGTTTGCTCAGTTGCTCGCGCCAGTTGGTGCCCTGGCCGGTCTGGGAGTTCTGCCGGTTGCCGCCGCCATCGACGAAGTTCACTTCGGGCCGGGCGAACTCCGCCTCGGCCACCACCGCGTGGTCGTACCACAGCGAGTGCCAACTGACCGACAGGTCGACCAGCGGCGCGTCGACGAACGGTACCGGGACTTTGCCGTCGACCTTGACGATTTTCAGGCCGTTGATCCGATAGGCCCCGCGCCAGAGCGCCAGGTCCACATCAATGACCTGGCCGCGGTAGTCGCCCATGTCGGCCAGTTTGTCGTTCAAGTAATTGCGCACGAGGTAAGGCAACGTGAAATGCAAGGCCACCAGCACCGCAACGATGGCCGCGAGGGTCCACAGTGGCCAGCTGTATCGACGCTTCATGTCATTAGGTCTCCGGCGATATTAAAACCATTGACCGTTGCGGCATCGCGAACGTTCGGTGCAACTGGACGCCCTTGGGCAACAGGCATACCTTTAGGCGCTTGTATTCACGCCTCACTAAGGACCTCGTCATGAGCCGTATCTACGCTGACAACGCCCATTCCATCGGCAATACGCCACTGGTGCAGATCAATCGGATTGCCCCGCGGGGCGTAACCATCCTGGCCAAGATCGAAGGGCGCAACCCGGGGTATTCGGTCAAGTGCCGGATCGGCGCGAACATGATCTGGGACGCTGAAAGCACCGGCAGGCTCAAGCCGGGCATGACCATCGTCGAGCCGACCTCGGGCAATACCGGAATCGGCCTGGCGTTCGTCGCCGCCGCTCGTGGCTACAAGCTGATGCTGACCATGCCGGCCTCCATGAGCATCGAACGGCGCAAGGTCCTCAAGGCCCTCGGCGCCGAGCTGGTGCTGACCGAGCCGGCCAAGGGCATGAAGGGGGCCATCGACAAAGCCGCCGAGATTGCTGCCAGCGACCCGTCCAGCTACTTCATGCCGCAGCAGTTCGATAACCCGGCGAACCCGGCGATCCACGAAAAAACCACCGGTCCGGAAATCTGGAACGACACCGACGGCGCGGTGGACGTGCTGGTGGCGGGCGTGGGCACTGGTGGCACCATTACCGGGGTTTCCCGTTATATCAAGAACACTTGTGGCAAGCCGATCCTGTCGGTGGCGGTGGAGCCCGAGAGTTCGCCGGTGATCACCCAGGCGCTCGCGGGCCAGGAAATCAAGCCCAGCCCCCACAAGATCCAGGGACTTGGCGCTGGATTCATCCCGAAGAACCTGGACCTGTCGATGGTCGATCAGGTTGAGCGGGTCACGGACGACGAATCCAAGGCCATGGCTCTGCGGTTGATGCAGGAGGAGGGCATTCTCTGTGGCATCTCCTGTGGCGCGGCGATGGCCGTGGCCGCGCGCCTGGCGGAAAAACCGGAGATGCAGGGCAAGACGATCGTGGTGGTCCTGCCGGATTCGGGCGAGCGGTACTTGTCGAGCATGCTGTTCAGTGATTTGTTTACCGAGCAGGAAAACCAGCAGTAACCCGGTGGCAGGACAGTTTCTGTGGCGAGGGGATAAATCCCCTCGCCACAGAAGCCTTCAGCAGGACTAAAGGTGTTTTGACTGGCGTCAGCCAGGGTTCAGGTGACGTCTGTCAGGTTTATTACGTCCTGCACAACAGTGAATATTGCATCAGACGATTTTTACCCGGGCCATGAGCATTTAGCATGGCCCACGGCCACGTCGGGCTGTTGACGTTGCCCTGTTGTTTCTTGACAAGGAGTTATAAATGACCGTTTCGTTTGTCGCCAAGGCGTCGGTACTGCTGCTGTTCCTGGGCAGTACCCTTTACGTGCACCTGCGCGGCAAGGCGCGTTTGCCGGTGTTGCGCCAGTTCGTCAACCATTCGGCGCTGTTCGCTCCCTATAACGCCCTGATGTACCTGTTCTCCGGCGTACCCTCCCGGCCGTACCTGGACCGCAGCAAGTTTCCCGAACTGGATGTGCTCAAGGACAATTGGCAGGTCATCCGTGAGGAGGCAATGCACCTGTTCGACGAGGGTTATATCCGGGCAGCCGAAAAGAACAACGACGCCGGCTTCGGTTCGTTCTTCAAGAAGGGCTGGAAGCGTTTCTACCTCAAGTGGTACGACAAACCGCTGCCGTCGGCCGAAGTGCTGTGCCCAAGGACCGTCGAGCTGGTCAACCGGATTCCCAATGTCCGCGGCGCGATGTTCGCACTGTTGCCGGGTGACAGCCATTTGAACCCGCACCGCGATCCGTTCGCCGGCTCGTTGCGCTACCACCTGGGGCTTTCCACGCCCAACTCCGACGATTGCCGGATCTTCGTCGATGGCCAGATCTATGCGTGGCGCGACGGCGAAGACGTGATGTTCGATGAGACCTATGTGCATTGGGTCAAGAATGAAACACCCCAGACCCGGGTGATCCTGTTCTGCGACGTCGAGCGGCCCTTGAGCAACCGGTTGATGACCCGTCTCAATCGCGC belongs to Pseudomonas sp. B21-028 and includes:
- the pxpB gene encoding 5-oxoprolinase subunit PxpB — its product is MKPRVEVVAVDCLMVRLFDEIAETHMPWMLAASGRLREVFAEYLIDLVPSYTTLMVHYDMLALNPAQARDLVNEALNNLSPDARSVGQCHVLPVWYDLSVGPELNLLSSRSGLTVEQVIRRHSEHEYQVFALGFAPGFAFMGLVDEVLAAPRLDTPRKRVAAGSVGIAERQTAAYPLVSPGGWNLVGRTPAKLFDRERDGYSLMQPGDTVRFVAVDHAEFIALGGDDTPQEALA
- a CDS encoding biotin-dependent carboxyltransferase family protein, translated to MSRLLIEASTPLCLLQDGGRFGVRHLGVTQGGAADWLSMAWANWMLGNALGATVVEITLGGFTVVAEEDCVLALAGADLGARLDGQAVAAWRYFSLRKGQTLALTQPVLGARAYLAAPGGFDAPAVLGSRSTVVREELGGLDGLGRALGRGEHLSYSGPVTPRPMPGRLIPDFQQAQPLDLILGAQNGAFSGRSLFDAFNTPWTLDSRADRMGIRLLGAGLEYQGPAMISEGIPLGAVQVPPDGQPIVLLNDRQTIGGYPRLGALTPLALARLAQCLPGTQVRLRPVVQEVAHRQQVECLRGFMDR
- a CDS encoding VWA domain-containing protein, which gives rise to MLLNLFNEMRAAKVPVSVRELLDLINALKQRVIFADMDEFYYLSRAILVKDERHFDKFDRAFAAYFNGLEKLDDHLQALIPEDWLRKEFERSLTDEERAQIQSLGGLDKLIEEFKKRLEEQKERHAGGNKWIGTGGTSPFGSGGFNPEGIRVGDAGKRQGKAVKVWDQREYKNLDDQVELGTRNIKIALRRLRKFARQGAAEELDIDGTIDHTARDAGLLNIQMRPERRNTVKLLLLFDIGGSMDAHVKICEELFSACKTEFKHLEYFYFHNFVYESVWKNNLRRTSERTSTQDLLHKYGADYKVIFIGDAAMAPYEITQAGGSVEHWNEEAGYVWMQRFMEKYKKLIWINPYPKDTWGYTASTNIVRELVEDRMYPLTLRGLEEGMRFLSK
- a CDS encoding MoxR family ATPase translates to MKFEGTSAYVATDDLKLAVNAAITLERPLLVKGEPGTGKTMLAEQLAESFGARLITWHIKSTTKAHQGLYEYDAVSRLRDSQLGVDKVHDVRNYLKKGKLWEAFESEERVILLIDEIDKADIEFPNDLLQELDKMEFYVYETDETIKAKQRPIIIITSNNEKELPDAFLRRCFFHYIAFPDRVTLQKIVDVHYPDIKKDLVSEALDVFFDVRKVPGLKKKPSTSELVDWLKLLMADNIGEAVLRERDPTKAIPPLAGALVKNEQDVQLLERLAFMSRRGTR
- a CDS encoding DUF4160 domain-containing protein; amino-acid sequence: MSTKYRFKNRYRIQLRERDHPPPHVHLTGGGLDVMLSLETVEVMMGRAPPLIIKEALDWVRTHQAQLLEDWKRCYP
- a CDS encoding DUF2442 domain-containing protein, translating into MLSMKRPRLLAVQAVLPLSLELAFIDGQKLMLDLSSDVQRYPGLRPLLEEGAFAGATLGDDGWSVEWPSLDIQIGADTLYLDALAQNAEDENTRIFIEWRARTGLPLNKAAEALGVSARSISRYSSGREAVPRSLALACLGWDSLQRGAGAVAAEPPGRYTVTRKP
- a CDS encoding DUF748 domain-containing protein, whose product is MKRRYSWPLWTLAAIVAVLVALHFTLPYLVRNYLNDKLADMGDYRGQVIDVDLALWRGAYRINGLKIVKVDGKVPVPFVDAPLVDLSVSWHSLWYDHAVVAEAEFARPEVNFVDGGGNRQNSQTGQGTNWREQLSKLLPITFNEVRIRDGKVTFRNFNSKPPVNLRATEVNASFYNLTNVVDTEGKRDARFEGKALVAEHAPLEVQATFDPLSKFEDFDFRLRARNIELKRLNDFAAAYGKFDFNAGHGDLVIEAEANNAKLTGYIKPLLRDVDVFDWQQDVENEKKNIFRSVWEALVGAGETALKNQRKNQFATRVELSGNVHQQDISAFEAFLQILRNGFVEAFNARYEQPPPSKD